In Stigmatopora nigra isolate UIUO_SnigA chromosome 2, RoL_Snig_1.1, whole genome shotgun sequence, a single window of DNA contains:
- the LOC144192033 gene encoding SLIT-ROBO Rho GTPase-activating protein 1-like isoform X2: MSSPRFKKDKEIIADYESQVKEIRAQLVEQQKCMDQQTDMRVQLLQDLQDFFRKKAEIEMEYSRNLEKLAERFMAKTRSTKDHQQYKKDQNLLSPVNCWYLLLNQVRRESKDHATLSDIYLNNVIMRFMQIGEDSTRLLKKSKEIAFQLQEDLMKVLNELYTVMKTYHMYHSESINAESKLKEAEKQEEKQIGRGDPVFNIRMEDKYQKRNSVKKIEKMKEKRQAKYSENKMKSIKARNEYLLTLDATNSSVFKYYIHDLSDLIDCCDLGYHASLNRALRTYLSAEYNLETSRHEGLDIIENAVDSLDPRSDRQRFMEMFPTAFCPPAKFEFQPHMGDEVSQISVQPPVNGELILRFQQLQSRLSTLKIENEEVKKTSEATLTTIQDMVTIEDYDVSECFHHSRSTESVRSTVSETYLSKPSIAKRRANQQETEQFYFMKFCEFLEGSNLISKLQAKHDLLKRTLGEGHRADYMTTRHPNGLFKTHTGTRRARPRSVFNVRLFNGNMESYIKDSGQAIPRVVESCIRYINLYGLQHQGIFRVSGSQLEVNDIKNSFERGNDPLIDDESNHDINSVAGVLKLYFRGLENPLFPKERFSELLSCIRIENLYDRALYIRKILLTIPRSVLVVMRYLFAFLNHLSQYSDENMMDPFNLAICFGPTLMPTPESQDQVSCQAHVNEIIKTIIIHNETIFPDAKELDGPIYEKCMAGGDYCESPYSEHGVLEEVENEGGTETHTSEDEGEPIEAIAKFDYVGRSSRELSFKKGASLLLYQRASEDWWEGRHNGIDGLVPHQYIVVQDIDDNFSDTLSQKADSEASSGHAGEDKCSGKDISLPNDSRISEAFINRQRKRLDPPSRRPPARPSDIHSMVHPSQQGHPKRGGTPEAGSPVLSHFSPRDMLRSRNHLPADSPERRRRTGHGSLTNISRHESLKKTESPPIRRSTSSGQYTGFVEGHHHHHHRHLHGGKPLDPETIAQDIEETMNTALNELRELERQSSAKHAPDVVLDTLEQRQAPGGGPTPATSSESLGPPIHGVTLRSTASTEPPFRRSTGDCVSSFKPAVAPRMGVQLKPPALRPKPMLLPKANQVSQTPASSSQDPLDKSCTM, encoded by the exons aGATCCGGGCCCAGTTAGTGGAGCAGCAGAAATGCATGGACCAGCAAACAGACATGAGAGTACAGTTGCTGCAAGATCTTCAGGATTTCTTTAGGAAGAAAGCAGAGATTGAAATGGAATATTCCAGAAACCTTGAAAAACTTGCCGAACGCTTTATGGCGAAGACTCGATCCACGAAGGACCACCAGCAATACAA AAAAGACCAAAATCTGCTGTCCCCTGTCAACTGTTGGTACCTGCTACTGAACCAGGTCAGGAGGGAGAGTAAGGACCATGCCACTCTGAGTGACATCTACCTGAACAATGTCATCATGAGGTTCATGCAGATTGGCGAGGACTCAACACGACTACTCAAGAAG AGCAAGGAAATAGCATTTCAGCTCCAGGAAGACTTAATGAAGGTCCTTAATGAGCTATACACA GTGATGAAGACGTACCACATGTATCACTCAGAAAGCATTAATGCAGAGAGCAAGCTTAAGGAGGCTGAGAAGCAAGAGGAGAAGCAAATTGGCAGAGGAGACCCAGTTTTTAACATTCGCATGGAGGATAAATACCAAAAGCGCAACTCTGTGAAAAAGATTGAGAAAATGAAGGAGAAG cGTCAAGCCAAGTACTCTGAGAACAAAATGAAGTCGATCAAAGCACGGAATGAATACCTCCTGACACTGGACGCCACCAACTcatctgtttttaaatattacatccATGATCTGTCAGACCTCATTGAT TGTTGTGATTTGGGATACCACGCTAGCCTGAATCGAGCTTTGCGGACTTACCTGTCTGCTGAATACAATTTGGAGACATCTCGCCATGAAGGTCTTGATATCATTGAGAATGCAGTAGACAGTTTGGACCCGAGAAGCGACAGACAAAGGTTCATGGAGATGTTCCCCACGGCCTTCTGTCCACCTGCAAAATTTGAGTTTCAGCCTCACATGGGAGATGAG GTGAGTCAGATCTCAGTGCAGCCGCCAGTGAATGGGGAGCTAATACTTAGGTTCCAGCAGCTGCAATCTCGCCTGTCTACTCTGAAGATTGAAAATGAAGAG gtgaaaaaaacatcagaagCCACACTGACCACTATTCAAGACATGGTGACCATCGAGGATTATGATGTCTCAGAGTGCTTCCACCATAGCAGATCCACTGAATCTGTGAGGTCCACTGTCTCCGAGACATACCTCAGCAAACCGAGCATTGCGAAGAGGAGAGCAAACCAGCAAGAGACTGAGCAGTTCTACTTCATG AAATTCTGCGAGTTTCTGGAGGGCAGCAATCTCATCTCCAAACTGCAGGCCAAACACGATTTGCTGAAGAGGACTCTTGGTGAAG GCCACAGGGCTGACTACATGACCACAAG ACATCCCAATGGGCTGTTCAAAACCCACACTGGCACCAGGCGGGCTAGACCCCGCTCTGTTTTTAATGTTAGGTTATTTAATGGAAATATGGAGTCATATATCAAG GATTCTGGACAAGCTATTCCTCGTGTGGTTGAGAGCTGCATTCGCTACATAAATTTGTATG GCCTCCAGCATCAAGGAATATTTCGAGTATCTGGATCCCAGCTAGAGgtcaatgacattaaaaattcatttgaaagaG GAAACGACCCTCTGATAGATGACGAGAGTAATCATGACATCAACTCGGTGGCTGGCGTGCTAAAACTCTACTTTCGAGGCCTGGAGAACCCTCTTTTCCCTAAGGAAAGATTCAGTGAACTGCTGTCCTGCATCC GAATAGAAAATCTGTACGACAGGGCGTTGTACATCCGCAAGATCCTACTCACCATTCCCAGATCAGTTCTTGTTGTGATGCGCTACCTATTTGCCTTCCTAAACCA tttatCTCAGTACAGTGACGAAAACATGATGGATCCTTTCAACTTGGCCATTTGCTTTGGCCCGACACTCATGCCCACACCTGAGAGCCAGGATCAGGTCTCTTGCCAGGCCCATGTCAATGAGATCATCAAAACCATCATCATTCACAATGAGACTATATTTCCTGATGCCAAAGAGCTTGATGGGCCAATCTATGAGAAGTGCATGGCAGGAGGAGACTATTG TGAAAGTCCCTACAGTGAGCATGGAGTACTGGAAGAGGTTGAAAATGAGGGAGGCACAGAGACACACACCAGTGAGGATG AGGGTGAGCCCATTGAAGCCATTGCCAAGTTTGATTATGTAGGGCGCTCTTCCAGAGAGTTGTCCTTCAAGAAGGGGGCCTCATTGCTGCTCTACCAACGGGCATCGGAAGACTGGTGGGAAGGGCGCCACAACGGCATTGACGGCCTTGTGCCACATCAGTACATTGTTGTCCAAGACAT AGATGACAACTTCTCGGACACGCTGAGCCAGAAGGCTGACAGCGAGGCCAGCAGCGGTCATGCCGGGGAGGATAAATGTTCAGGAAAAGACATCAGTTTACCCAATGACAGCAGAATCTCTGAGGCCTTCATCAACAG GCAGAGAAAACGATTGGACCCCCCATCTCGCCGCCCACCTGCCCGCCCAAGCGACATCCATTCCATGGTGCACCCATCTCAGCAGGGCCATCCCAAACGCGGGGGTACCCCCGAAGCGGGTTCCCCGGTTCTCAGCCACTTCAGCCCACGAGACATGCTCCGAAGCCGCAACCATCTGCCCGCCGACAGCCCCGAGCGCCGGCGCCGCACCGGCCACGGCAGCCTGACCAACATCAGTCGGCACGAATCCTTGAAGAAGACGGAAAGCCCCCCCATCCGTCGCTCCACCTCTTCGGGCCAGTACACGGGATTCGTGGAGggccaccaccatcaccatcacCGTCACCTTCACGGCGGCAAACCACTGGACCCGGAGACCATCGCACAG GACATAGAAGAAACCATGAACACTGCTCTGAACGAGCTTCGCGAACTGGAGCGCCAGAGTTCAGCCAAACACGCCCCCGACGTGGTTCTGGACACCTTGGAGCAGAGGCAAGCCCCGGGTGGGGGTCCCACGCCGGCCACCTCTAGCGAGTCCCTCGGCCCGCCCATCCACGGCGTCACGTTAAGGTCCACCGCCAGCACGGAGCCTCCATTCCGCCGCAGCACTGGCGACTGTGTGAGTAGCTTCAAACCTGCAGTGGCCCCACGCATGGGCGTGCAGCTCAAACCGCCTGCTCTGCGACCCAAACCCATGCTCCTGCCCAAAGCCAATCAGGTTTCACAGACGCCTGCGTCATCGTCTCAGGACCCTTTGGACAAATCCTGTACCATGTAA
- the LOC144192033 gene encoding SLIT-ROBO Rho GTPase-activating protein 1-like isoform X4, whose product MSSPRFKKDKEIIADYESQVKEIRAQLVEQQKCMDQQTDMRVQLLQDLQDFFRKKAEIEMEYSRNLEKLAERFMAKTRSTKDHQQYKKDQNLLSPVNCWYLLLNQVRRESKDHATLSDIYLNNVIMRFMQIGEDSTRLLKKSKEIAFQLQEDLMKVLNELYTVMKTYHMYHSESINAESKLKEAEKQEEKQIGRGDPVFNIRMEDKYQKRNSVKKIEKMKEKRQAKYSENKMKSIKARNEYLLTLDATNSSVFKYYIHDLSDLIDCCDLGYHASLNRALRTYLSAEYNLETSRHEGLDIIENAVDSLDPRSDRQRFMEMFPTAFCPPAKFEFQPHMGDEVSQISVQPPVNGELILRFQQLQSRLSTLKIENEEVKKTSEATLTTIQDMVTIEDYDVSECFHHSRSTESVRSTVSETYLSKPSIAKRRANQQETEQFYFMKFCEFLEGSNLISKLQAKHDLLKRTLGEGHRADYMTTSRGRRNSHARHQDSGQAIPRVVESCIRYINLYGLQHQGIFRVSGSQLEVNDIKNSFERGNDPLIDDESNHDINSVAGVLKLYFRGLENPLFPKERFSELLSCIRIENLYDRALYIRKILLTIPRSVLVVMRYLFAFLNHLSQYSDENMMDPFNLAICFGPTLMPTPESQDQVSCQAHVNEIIKTIIIHNETIFPDAKELDGPIYEKCMAGGDYCESPYSEHGVLEEVENEGGTETHTSEDEGEPIEAIAKFDYVGRSSRELSFKKGASLLLYQRASEDWWEGRHNGIDGLVPHQYIVVQDIDDNFSDTLSQKADSEASSGHAGEDKCSGKDISLPNDSRISEAFINRQRKRLDPPSRRPPARPSDIHSMVHPSQQGHPKRGGTPEAGSPVLSHFSPRDMLRSRNHLPADSPERRRRTGHGSLTNISRHESLKKTESPPIRRSTSSGQYTGFVEGHHHHHHRHLHGGKPLDPETIAQDIEETMNTALNELRELERQSSAKHAPDVVLDTLEQRQAPGGGPTPATSSESLGPPIHGVTLRSTASTEPPFRRSTGDCVSSFKPAVAPRMGVQLKPPALRPKPMLLPKANQVSQTPASSSQDPLDKSCTM is encoded by the exons aGATCCGGGCCCAGTTAGTGGAGCAGCAGAAATGCATGGACCAGCAAACAGACATGAGAGTACAGTTGCTGCAAGATCTTCAGGATTTCTTTAGGAAGAAAGCAGAGATTGAAATGGAATATTCCAGAAACCTTGAAAAACTTGCCGAACGCTTTATGGCGAAGACTCGATCCACGAAGGACCACCAGCAATACAA AAAAGACCAAAATCTGCTGTCCCCTGTCAACTGTTGGTACCTGCTACTGAACCAGGTCAGGAGGGAGAGTAAGGACCATGCCACTCTGAGTGACATCTACCTGAACAATGTCATCATGAGGTTCATGCAGATTGGCGAGGACTCAACACGACTACTCAAGAAG AGCAAGGAAATAGCATTTCAGCTCCAGGAAGACTTAATGAAGGTCCTTAATGAGCTATACACA GTGATGAAGACGTACCACATGTATCACTCAGAAAGCATTAATGCAGAGAGCAAGCTTAAGGAGGCTGAGAAGCAAGAGGAGAAGCAAATTGGCAGAGGAGACCCAGTTTTTAACATTCGCATGGAGGATAAATACCAAAAGCGCAACTCTGTGAAAAAGATTGAGAAAATGAAGGAGAAG cGTCAAGCCAAGTACTCTGAGAACAAAATGAAGTCGATCAAAGCACGGAATGAATACCTCCTGACACTGGACGCCACCAACTcatctgtttttaaatattacatccATGATCTGTCAGACCTCATTGAT TGTTGTGATTTGGGATACCACGCTAGCCTGAATCGAGCTTTGCGGACTTACCTGTCTGCTGAATACAATTTGGAGACATCTCGCCATGAAGGTCTTGATATCATTGAGAATGCAGTAGACAGTTTGGACCCGAGAAGCGACAGACAAAGGTTCATGGAGATGTTCCCCACGGCCTTCTGTCCACCTGCAAAATTTGAGTTTCAGCCTCACATGGGAGATGAG GTGAGTCAGATCTCAGTGCAGCCGCCAGTGAATGGGGAGCTAATACTTAGGTTCCAGCAGCTGCAATCTCGCCTGTCTACTCTGAAGATTGAAAATGAAGAG gtgaaaaaaacatcagaagCCACACTGACCACTATTCAAGACATGGTGACCATCGAGGATTATGATGTCTCAGAGTGCTTCCACCATAGCAGATCCACTGAATCTGTGAGGTCCACTGTCTCCGAGACATACCTCAGCAAACCGAGCATTGCGAAGAGGAGAGCAAACCAGCAAGAGACTGAGCAGTTCTACTTCATG AAATTCTGCGAGTTTCTGGAGGGCAGCAATCTCATCTCCAAACTGCAGGCCAAACACGATTTGCTGAAGAGGACTCTTGGTGAAG GCCACAGGGCTGACTACATGACCACAAG CCGTGGACGACGGAACTCACATGCTCGTCATCAG GATTCTGGACAAGCTATTCCTCGTGTGGTTGAGAGCTGCATTCGCTACATAAATTTGTATG GCCTCCAGCATCAAGGAATATTTCGAGTATCTGGATCCCAGCTAGAGgtcaatgacattaaaaattcatttgaaagaG GAAACGACCCTCTGATAGATGACGAGAGTAATCATGACATCAACTCGGTGGCTGGCGTGCTAAAACTCTACTTTCGAGGCCTGGAGAACCCTCTTTTCCCTAAGGAAAGATTCAGTGAACTGCTGTCCTGCATCC GAATAGAAAATCTGTACGACAGGGCGTTGTACATCCGCAAGATCCTACTCACCATTCCCAGATCAGTTCTTGTTGTGATGCGCTACCTATTTGCCTTCCTAAACCA tttatCTCAGTACAGTGACGAAAACATGATGGATCCTTTCAACTTGGCCATTTGCTTTGGCCCGACACTCATGCCCACACCTGAGAGCCAGGATCAGGTCTCTTGCCAGGCCCATGTCAATGAGATCATCAAAACCATCATCATTCACAATGAGACTATATTTCCTGATGCCAAAGAGCTTGATGGGCCAATCTATGAGAAGTGCATGGCAGGAGGAGACTATTG TGAAAGTCCCTACAGTGAGCATGGAGTACTGGAAGAGGTTGAAAATGAGGGAGGCACAGAGACACACACCAGTGAGGATG AGGGTGAGCCCATTGAAGCCATTGCCAAGTTTGATTATGTAGGGCGCTCTTCCAGAGAGTTGTCCTTCAAGAAGGGGGCCTCATTGCTGCTCTACCAACGGGCATCGGAAGACTGGTGGGAAGGGCGCCACAACGGCATTGACGGCCTTGTGCCACATCAGTACATTGTTGTCCAAGACAT AGATGACAACTTCTCGGACACGCTGAGCCAGAAGGCTGACAGCGAGGCCAGCAGCGGTCATGCCGGGGAGGATAAATGTTCAGGAAAAGACATCAGTTTACCCAATGACAGCAGAATCTCTGAGGCCTTCATCAACAG GCAGAGAAAACGATTGGACCCCCCATCTCGCCGCCCACCTGCCCGCCCAAGCGACATCCATTCCATGGTGCACCCATCTCAGCAGGGCCATCCCAAACGCGGGGGTACCCCCGAAGCGGGTTCCCCGGTTCTCAGCCACTTCAGCCCACGAGACATGCTCCGAAGCCGCAACCATCTGCCCGCCGACAGCCCCGAGCGCCGGCGCCGCACCGGCCACGGCAGCCTGACCAACATCAGTCGGCACGAATCCTTGAAGAAGACGGAAAGCCCCCCCATCCGTCGCTCCACCTCTTCGGGCCAGTACACGGGATTCGTGGAGggccaccaccatcaccatcacCGTCACCTTCACGGCGGCAAACCACTGGACCCGGAGACCATCGCACAG GACATAGAAGAAACCATGAACACTGCTCTGAACGAGCTTCGCGAACTGGAGCGCCAGAGTTCAGCCAAACACGCCCCCGACGTGGTTCTGGACACCTTGGAGCAGAGGCAAGCCCCGGGTGGGGGTCCCACGCCGGCCACCTCTAGCGAGTCCCTCGGCCCGCCCATCCACGGCGTCACGTTAAGGTCCACCGCCAGCACGGAGCCTCCATTCCGCCGCAGCACTGGCGACTGTGTGAGTAGCTTCAAACCTGCAGTGGCCCCACGCATGGGCGTGCAGCTCAAACCGCCTGCTCTGCGACCCAAACCCATGCTCCTGCCCAAAGCCAATCAGGTTTCACAGACGCCTGCGTCATCGTCTCAGGACCCTTTGGACAAATCCTGTACCATGTAA
- the LOC144192033 gene encoding SLIT-ROBO Rho GTPase-activating protein 1-like isoform X1 yields the protein MSSPRFKKDKEIIADYESQVKEIRAQLVEQQKCMDQQTDMRVQLLQDLQDFFRKKAEIEMEYSRNLEKLAERFMAKTRSTKDHQQYKKDQNLLSPVNCWYLLLNQVRRESKDHATLSDIYLNNVIMRFMQIGEDSTRLLKKSKEIAFQLQEDLMKVLNELYTVMKTYHMYHSESINAESKLKEAEKQEEKQIGRGDPVFNIRMEDKYQKRNSVKKIEKMKEKRQAKYSENKMKSIKARNEYLLTLDATNSSVFKYYIHDLSDLIDCCDLGYHASLNRALRTYLSAEYNLETSRHEGLDIIENAVDSLDPRSDRQRFMEMFPTAFCPPAKFEFQPHMGDEVSQISVQPPVNGELILRFQQLQSRLSTLKIENEEVKKTSEATLTTIQDMVTIEDYDVSECFHHSRSTESVRSTVSETYLSKPSIAKRRANQQETEQFYFMKFCEFLEGSNLISKLQAKHDLLKRTLGEGHRADYMTTRHPNGLFKTHTGTRRARPRSVFNVRLFNGNMESYIKDSGQAIPRVVESCIRYINLYGLQHQGIFRVSGSQLEVNDIKNSFERGNDPLIDDESNHDINSVAGVLKLYFRGLENPLFPKERFSELLSCIRIENLYDRALYIRKILLTIPRSVLVVMRYLFAFLNHLSQYSDENMMDPFNLAICFGPTLMPTPESQDQVSCQAHVNEIIKTIIIHNETIFPDAKELDGPIYEKCMAGGDYCESPYSEHGVLEEVENEGGTETHTSEDEGEPIEAIAKFDYVGRSSRELSFKKGASLLLYQRASEDWWEGRHNGIDGLVPHQYIVVQDIDDNFSDTLSQKADSEASSGHAGEDKCSGKDISLPNDSRISEAFINSRQRKRLDPPSRRPPARPSDIHSMVHPSQQGHPKRGGTPEAGSPVLSHFSPRDMLRSRNHLPADSPERRRRTGHGSLTNISRHESLKKTESPPIRRSTSSGQYTGFVEGHHHHHHRHLHGGKPLDPETIAQDIEETMNTALNELRELERQSSAKHAPDVVLDTLEQRQAPGGGPTPATSSESLGPPIHGVTLRSTASTEPPFRRSTGDCVSSFKPAVAPRMGVQLKPPALRPKPMLLPKANQVSQTPASSSQDPLDKSCTM from the exons aGATCCGGGCCCAGTTAGTGGAGCAGCAGAAATGCATGGACCAGCAAACAGACATGAGAGTACAGTTGCTGCAAGATCTTCAGGATTTCTTTAGGAAGAAAGCAGAGATTGAAATGGAATATTCCAGAAACCTTGAAAAACTTGCCGAACGCTTTATGGCGAAGACTCGATCCACGAAGGACCACCAGCAATACAA AAAAGACCAAAATCTGCTGTCCCCTGTCAACTGTTGGTACCTGCTACTGAACCAGGTCAGGAGGGAGAGTAAGGACCATGCCACTCTGAGTGACATCTACCTGAACAATGTCATCATGAGGTTCATGCAGATTGGCGAGGACTCAACACGACTACTCAAGAAG AGCAAGGAAATAGCATTTCAGCTCCAGGAAGACTTAATGAAGGTCCTTAATGAGCTATACACA GTGATGAAGACGTACCACATGTATCACTCAGAAAGCATTAATGCAGAGAGCAAGCTTAAGGAGGCTGAGAAGCAAGAGGAGAAGCAAATTGGCAGAGGAGACCCAGTTTTTAACATTCGCATGGAGGATAAATACCAAAAGCGCAACTCTGTGAAAAAGATTGAGAAAATGAAGGAGAAG cGTCAAGCCAAGTACTCTGAGAACAAAATGAAGTCGATCAAAGCACGGAATGAATACCTCCTGACACTGGACGCCACCAACTcatctgtttttaaatattacatccATGATCTGTCAGACCTCATTGAT TGTTGTGATTTGGGATACCACGCTAGCCTGAATCGAGCTTTGCGGACTTACCTGTCTGCTGAATACAATTTGGAGACATCTCGCCATGAAGGTCTTGATATCATTGAGAATGCAGTAGACAGTTTGGACCCGAGAAGCGACAGACAAAGGTTCATGGAGATGTTCCCCACGGCCTTCTGTCCACCTGCAAAATTTGAGTTTCAGCCTCACATGGGAGATGAG GTGAGTCAGATCTCAGTGCAGCCGCCAGTGAATGGGGAGCTAATACTTAGGTTCCAGCAGCTGCAATCTCGCCTGTCTACTCTGAAGATTGAAAATGAAGAG gtgaaaaaaacatcagaagCCACACTGACCACTATTCAAGACATGGTGACCATCGAGGATTATGATGTCTCAGAGTGCTTCCACCATAGCAGATCCACTGAATCTGTGAGGTCCACTGTCTCCGAGACATACCTCAGCAAACCGAGCATTGCGAAGAGGAGAGCAAACCAGCAAGAGACTGAGCAGTTCTACTTCATG AAATTCTGCGAGTTTCTGGAGGGCAGCAATCTCATCTCCAAACTGCAGGCCAAACACGATTTGCTGAAGAGGACTCTTGGTGAAG GCCACAGGGCTGACTACATGACCACAAG ACATCCCAATGGGCTGTTCAAAACCCACACTGGCACCAGGCGGGCTAGACCCCGCTCTGTTTTTAATGTTAGGTTATTTAATGGAAATATGGAGTCATATATCAAG GATTCTGGACAAGCTATTCCTCGTGTGGTTGAGAGCTGCATTCGCTACATAAATTTGTATG GCCTCCAGCATCAAGGAATATTTCGAGTATCTGGATCCCAGCTAGAGgtcaatgacattaaaaattcatttgaaagaG GAAACGACCCTCTGATAGATGACGAGAGTAATCATGACATCAACTCGGTGGCTGGCGTGCTAAAACTCTACTTTCGAGGCCTGGAGAACCCTCTTTTCCCTAAGGAAAGATTCAGTGAACTGCTGTCCTGCATCC GAATAGAAAATCTGTACGACAGGGCGTTGTACATCCGCAAGATCCTACTCACCATTCCCAGATCAGTTCTTGTTGTGATGCGCTACCTATTTGCCTTCCTAAACCA tttatCTCAGTACAGTGACGAAAACATGATGGATCCTTTCAACTTGGCCATTTGCTTTGGCCCGACACTCATGCCCACACCTGAGAGCCAGGATCAGGTCTCTTGCCAGGCCCATGTCAATGAGATCATCAAAACCATCATCATTCACAATGAGACTATATTTCCTGATGCCAAAGAGCTTGATGGGCCAATCTATGAGAAGTGCATGGCAGGAGGAGACTATTG TGAAAGTCCCTACAGTGAGCATGGAGTACTGGAAGAGGTTGAAAATGAGGGAGGCACAGAGACACACACCAGTGAGGATG AGGGTGAGCCCATTGAAGCCATTGCCAAGTTTGATTATGTAGGGCGCTCTTCCAGAGAGTTGTCCTTCAAGAAGGGGGCCTCATTGCTGCTCTACCAACGGGCATCGGAAGACTGGTGGGAAGGGCGCCACAACGGCATTGACGGCCTTGTGCCACATCAGTACATTGTTGTCCAAGACAT AGATGACAACTTCTCGGACACGCTGAGCCAGAAGGCTGACAGCGAGGCCAGCAGCGGTCATGCCGGGGAGGATAAATGTTCAGGAAAAGACATCAGTTTACCCAATGACAGCAGAATCTCTGAGGCCTTCATCAACAG CAGGCAGAGAAAACGATTGGACCCCCCATCTCGCCGCCCACCTGCCCGCCCAAGCGACATCCATTCCATGGTGCACCCATCTCAGCAGGGCCATCCCAAACGCGGGGGTACCCCCGAAGCGGGTTCCCCGGTTCTCAGCCACTTCAGCCCACGAGACATGCTCCGAAGCCGCAACCATCTGCCCGCCGACAGCCCCGAGCGCCGGCGCCGCACCGGCCACGGCAGCCTGACCAACATCAGTCGGCACGAATCCTTGAAGAAGACGGAAAGCCCCCCCATCCGTCGCTCCACCTCTTCGGGCCAGTACACGGGATTCGTGGAGggccaccaccatcaccatcacCGTCACCTTCACGGCGGCAAACCACTGGACCCGGAGACCATCGCACAG GACATAGAAGAAACCATGAACACTGCTCTGAACGAGCTTCGCGAACTGGAGCGCCAGAGTTCAGCCAAACACGCCCCCGACGTGGTTCTGGACACCTTGGAGCAGAGGCAAGCCCCGGGTGGGGGTCCCACGCCGGCCACCTCTAGCGAGTCCCTCGGCCCGCCCATCCACGGCGTCACGTTAAGGTCCACCGCCAGCACGGAGCCTCCATTCCGCCGCAGCACTGGCGACTGTGTGAGTAGCTTCAAACCTGCAGTGGCCCCACGCATGGGCGTGCAGCTCAAACCGCCTGCTCTGCGACCCAAACCCATGCTCCTGCCCAAAGCCAATCAGGTTTCACAGACGCCTGCGTCATCGTCTCAGGACCCTTTGGACAAATCCTGTACCATGTAA